GAGCGACATGCCGAACGCCGTGACCGAGGGCAGCATCGCGTTCCTGGCGGCGTAGCGGTACATGATCCGCCCGGGCCGCAGGCCCTTCGCGGTGGCCATCGTGATGTAGTCCTCGGCGTTCGTCGCGATCATCGTGTTGCGCATGCCGATGAGCCATCCGCCGATCGAGACGAGCACGATCGTGAGCGCGGGCAGCACGAGGTGGGTCGCGACGTTCGCGATGAAGTCCCATGAGAAGGAGGGGACGAGACCGGCATCGTAGGCGTGGCGCAGCGGGAACCAGCCGAGGGTGACCCCGAACAGGTAGAGGGCCGCCATCGCGAGCCAGAAGTAGGGGAACGACCCGACGAACACGAGCAGCGGCGGGAAGACGGTGTCGACGAGCCCGCCTCGCCGCCAGGCAGCAAGGATGCCGAGCAGGTTGCCGAGCAACGCGGCGATGATGAGCGCGGTGGCGCTGAGCAGCAGGGTCCACCCGATCTGCGAGGCGATGACGTCGGTGACCGGCGTCGGGAACCGCGAGATCGAGATGCCGAGGTTGCCGCTGAACACCGATCCGAGGTAGTCGAGGTACTGCTGCCAGACGGGGACGTCGCCGAGGCCGAAGAGCCGTTTGAGCTGCAGCAGTTCTTCCGACGTCATCTGCCCCTGCACCTGGGCGAACATGCGGCTGATCGGATCGCCCGGCATGAGGCGTGGCAGGAGGAAGTTGATCGTGAGCGACGCCCAGAAGGCGATGAGGTAGAAGCCGAGTCGACGGAGCACGAAGGCCATGTCGGCACCTCCTTTCTGTACTGGTTGGAGCGGGAGTCTGTACTGGGTGGAACGGGAGGGGCGAGCGGATGCCGCAGACGGATGCCGCGGCATCCGCTCGCCGTGGTGCTACTTCGCGACGGGCTCGAGCGTGGTCAGCACGAGGACCGTCGTCGGTGAACGCACCGAGAGGGTCGCGTACGGGTCGTCCTCCGTCGGCCACCCCGTGAAGCGCGTGTCAGTGAACGCGCCCCACTCGGGGCCGGGGAAGAGCGGCACGACGGGCGCCAGCTCGGAGTAGAGCGTCTGGAGCTCGTTCGCCGCAGCCTGCTGCGCAGCCTCGTCGCCCGCCGCTGCGAGCTGCGCGAGGAGCTCGTCGGCGCGGGGGTCGGCGAACCGGTGGTAGTTGTCGAAGGCCTGCTCGCCGACGGGCTTCAGCGTGGTGCTGCTCATCGCGGTGCGGTAGTAGCTCCACGGCGTCGGGCCGTTGCCGCTCCACGCGATGCCGGTGTCGAAGGTGCCCTGCTCGTACCCCTCGACGACCTGGCCCCAGTCGGGCGAGTCCACCGTCGCGGCGACGCCGATCGCCTTCATGTTCTCGGCGATGATCTGCGCGACGGAGAGCCAGTCGCTCGACGAGGCTCCCACCGAGATCTTGAAGGCGAACGGGCTGCCGTCCTTCTTGGTGCGGATTCCGTCGGAACCACGGGCATAGCCGGCCTCATCGAGCAGGGCGTTCGCCGCGTCGACATCGAGCGTCGTCCAGTCGCACGCCTCGAGGACGGCTTCATCCTTCCAGCCGTCGAGGTTGTCGGAGAGCCCCGTGCAGTCGGCGGGATGGGCGTAGCCCATCATGCCGATCTCGGTGACCTGTTCGCGGTCGACGGCCATGCTGAGCGCCTTGCGCACGGCGACGTCGTCGAACGGCGCCTTCGTGGTGTTGAGCGTCCACTGGATCATGGAGCCGGTGCCGGGGAACCAGTAGTGTCGGTGCTCGGGATCCTTGTCCACGAATGCCTTCTGGATGTTCGGAATGAACTGCGGAGCCCAGTCAACCTCGCCGTTCGCAGCGGCGAGGTTGGCACCGTCGTTCCCGGCGAACGCGAGCACGCGGATGCCGGGGATCTTCTGCTTGTCAGGCTGCCAGTAGTTCGGGTTCGGCAGCAGGTCGAACGACTGCGCCCCGAAGTTCGCCAGCTCGGTGTACGGCCCCGTGCCGACGGGCTCGGGATTGGTCTCGGTAGCGGGATCGTCGAACGTCTCCCACTCGTGCTTGGGCACGATCGACTCCTGGCCGACATCGAACACCGCGGGCGAGTTCGGCGCGTCGAAGGTGAACTCCACGGTCGTGTCGTCGGGGGCCGAGACCTCGGTGACGTAGGCGTAGCCGCCGAGCACCTCCTGCTGGAGCTCGAACGTGTACACGACATCCTCGGCGGTGAACGGCTCGCCGTCCGACCACTGCACGTCATCGCGCAAGTGGAACGTCACGCCGGTGCCGTCGGCCGTCGCCTCCCAGCTCTCGGCGAGCCACGGCGTGGTCTGACCGTCGGCCGGGTTGTAGATGAACATGCCCTCGAAGATCGCCTGCTCGGTGAACGGTGACGCATCGGGGGTGAACGGATTGAAGTTCGGGGTGAACGACGCCGTGTCCTCGCGGGGGACGGTGAGCAGTGCACCCTCGGATGCTCCGCCTCCGCCTCCGCTCGCCGTGCAGCCGCTGAGCGCGACGACGGCGGCGACTCCCGCGGCGATGACGGTGGCCGTGCGGCCCCGCCGAGGTGTGATGTGCATGAGTTACCTCTCTTCGACTTTGAAGGCACCCGATGACGCAGTCGCGCCGCCGGGGTGATCAGACGGAGTGCCGCTCGACGAGCGGGCATTCCGCGGTCACACGGACAGGCCGTGCGACCTCGCTCGCCGAAGCCTCGGCGAGCAGGTGCACCCCGCGCGCGCCCATCGATTCGAAGGGCAGCGCGACCGTGGTGAGACTGGGCCGCAGGTACGCGGCGATGAGCTCTTGGTTGTCGAATCCGACGACGGCGACATCCTGGGGGATACGCAGGCCGCGTTCCTTGATCGCGTCGTACGCGCCCATCGCGATGCGGTCGTTTCCGCAGAACAGCGCGGTCGGGGGATTCGGCAGGTCGAGCAGCGCGGACACGGCATCGTAGCCGCGATCTGCCGTGGCGTGGCCGCTGACGATGAGCGACTCGTCGAGCGGGATGCCCGCCTCTGCCAGTGCCTGTTCGTAGCCCGCCCGCCGGCCGATGGCGGCCGGAATGTCGGGATAGAGGTTCACGAAGCCGATGCGCCGGTGGCCGGCACTGATGAGTCGGTTCGTGGCCGTGCGACCGCCACCGATCTCGTCGGGCACGATCGACGGGAAGCGGCCGTCGGGATCGAAGCAGTTGACCAAGACCACGGGAACGGATGCCGCGGCGTCGGGAACTCGCACCGCCCGGTGCCACGTGGTGGCGAACACGAGCCCCTCGACACGGTGCTCGAGCATCGTCTCGACCGCGGCCTCCTGCACGGACGGATCATCCTCGGAGGAGCTGATGAGGAGCAGGCGGTCGTCGAGCTTTGCCTGATCTTGTGCGCCCTTGATGATGTCGACCGCGAACGGCGCCGTGACGATCTCGGTGATGAGTCCGACGAGGTGGGTCTTCTGCGAGGCGAGCGCGCGGGCGCCGGCGTTCGGCCGGTAGTTGAGCTCTGCCGCAACCGCGAGGATTCGTGACCTCGTCTCGTGCGGGATGCTGATCGTGTCGCGCCCGTTGAGCACGAACGACACGGTGGTGCGTGAGACTCCAGCGCGGGCGGCGACGTCGCTCATCGTCACGGAGCGGCTGGGAACCGGAGTCATCTTCGACCGACCTTCACGAATTCGTTGTCACCAAAACGATTTAGTAACGCGCGTTAGTTGCGATGAGATCGAAGATACAACAGCCCTGACAACGATGTCAAGCGTGCCCAGGCGGCCCTGCGCCGACCGACCTCAGTCGCCCTTTGGCGGTGCCACCGACGCGCGCTCCACGATCGGGCACTCGAGGAGCACCGGATGCGCCCCCAAGAGGGCCGCCTCGTCGCGCCGCTCGATGAGCGAGTTGAGCGTCTCGACAGCCCACGCGCCCATCTCGTAGTGCGGCAGCGCCACAGTGGTGAGGGCTGGGTAGAGGCTCGCGGCGATCGGGTCCTGGTCGTCGAACCCCACGACCGACACGTCGCGCGGCACGGTCAGCCCGAGCTCGGCCACTGCCCGGTAGGCGCCCATCGCCATGCGGTCGTTGTAGCAGAACACGGCGGTCGGGCGCGTGGCCGGGTCGCGCCCATGGTCGAGCAGCCCCATCGTCGCCTCGTACCCGCCGCTCGCTTCGGAGATCGCCTCGACGATGAACTCGTCGGGGTCGAGGTTCGCGGCGAGCATGCCGTCGCGATAGCCCCGCAGTCGGCCGCGCGTCGCCGGCACGTCGACCGAGCTCGCGGCGAACGCGATGCGCCGGTGCCCCTGC
The Agromyces albus DNA segment above includes these coding regions:
- a CDS encoding LacI family DNA-binding transcriptional regulator: MSDVAARAGVSRTTVSFVLNGRDTISIPHETRSRILAVAAELNYRPNAGARALASQKTHLVGLITEIVTAPFAVDIIKGAQDQAKLDDRLLLISSSEDDPSVQEAAVETMLEHRVEGLVFATTWHRAVRVPDAAASVPVVLVNCFDPDGRFPSIVPDEIGGGRTATNRLISAGHRRIGFVNLYPDIPAAIGRRAGYEQALAEAGIPLDESLIVSGHATADRGYDAVSALLDLPNPPTALFCGNDRIAMGAYDAIKERGLRIPQDVAVVGFDNQELIAAYLRPSLTTVALPFESMGARGVHLLAEASASEVARPVRVTAECPLVERHSV
- a CDS encoding ABC transporter substrate-binding protein, whose amino-acid sequence is MHITPRRGRTATVIAAGVAAVVALSGCTASGGGGGASEGALLTVPREDTASFTPNFNPFTPDASPFTEQAIFEGMFIYNPADGQTTPWLAESWEATADGTGVTFHLRDDVQWSDGEPFTAEDVVYTFELQQEVLGGYAYVTEVSAPDDTTVEFTFDAPNSPAVFDVGQESIVPKHEWETFDDPATETNPEPVGTGPYTELANFGAQSFDLLPNPNYWQPDKQKIPGIRVLAFAGNDGANLAAANGEVDWAPQFIPNIQKAFVDKDPEHRHYWFPGTGSMIQWTLNTTKAPFDDVAVRKALSMAVDREQVTEIGMMGYAHPADCTGLSDNLDGWKDEAVLEACDWTTLDVDAANALLDEAGYARGSDGIRTKKDGSPFAFKISVGASSSDWLSVAQIIAENMKAIGVAATVDSPDWGQVVEGYEQGTFDTGIAWSGNGPTPWSYYRTAMSSTTLKPVGEQAFDNYHRFADPRADELLAQLAAAGDEAAQQAAANELQTLYSELAPVVPLFPGPEWGAFTDTRFTGWPTEDDPYATLSVRSPTTVLVLTTLEPVAK
- a CDS encoding ABC transporter permease, with protein sequence MAFVLRRLGFYLIAFWASLTINFLLPRLMPGDPISRMFAQVQGQMTSEELLQLKRLFGLGDVPVWQQYLDYLGSVFSGNLGISISRFPTPVTDVIASQIGWTLLLSATALIIAALLGNLLGILAAWRRGGLVDTVFPPLLVFVGSFPYFWLAMAALYLFGVTLGWFPLRHAYDAGLVPSFSWDFIANVATHLVLPALTIVLVSIGGWLIGMRNTMIATNAEDYITMATAKGLRPGRIMYRYAARNAMLPSVTAFGMSLGFVVGGALLTEVVFAYPGVGYQLLTAVQALDYPLMQGIFLTISATVLLANFFVDIVYVRLDPRVRVH